The window GCCACGGCGGGCGCAGTTCTGCGGCTCTGGGAGTCAGAGGTCAAAGAATTAGAAAGCACGGAGGAGGTGAGACCTCTGTGGCAGTAACTGCCATCTGGAGGTTTCCCCAtttaccacccccccccccccgttccctcAACACTCACTGGATGGGGTGAGCCGTGCCGGTGTCGAATGCGGCCTGTAGGCCTCAGGTTCCTGAGACAAAGAGGCAGAGGGATGGGGCTAGCCATCTCTTGGCCACAACATGAGGGGCTCATTGGGCAGACAGCCCAATGGAAAAGACAACCAGATTCTCAGGATAACCATGTCCCcttggcagggagagaggaggcaaACCCTTCTATTCTGTGGGACTGTCCCCCAGGTCTTATGTCCACAGAGATGAGTCATCTCCCCACATCCTCATGGCCCTGAGAGTCCCCCACCTCCTGCCTGACTACCTGCCTTTTTGGTCCTCCTCCACCCACCACCCTCTCCAGCCGGGAGCAGTCCCCGGCCTCCCTTACCTGGGCCACACTTAACTTTTCGAGGGGGCTGTCCATGGTGGGGGCTTGGCTCAGGCCCTCCCAAGGGGAGAGCCTTCGGCCAGAGGGTGGCCGGCTCTGGAAGTTGTGCACAACACAGGTGACCTAGAACAGAGGAGAAAGGCATGTTGAGGCTAATACGGTAAGAATGTGGTAAATACcattcccatttttcagataaggaaacaggctcAGGTTTCAAAGACAGCTAACATTTTGATGGTGCTTACTATATTCTTTCCACTTTACTAAAAGGtagctactattattatttattccacAGGACTGGGACCAGGAAGAGCCAAGTAAGACTAAGTTGTGCAAGGGCAGGATCTGATCCTgcctttattgaattttttgatatttttgcattaattttgatttttgttttttgtattttctgaagctggaaacggggagagacagtcagacagactcccgcatgcgcccgaccgggatccacccggcacgcccaccaaggggcgacgctctgccatgaccagagccactctagcacctggggcagaggccagggagccatccccagtgcccgggccatctttgctccaatggagccttggctgcgggaggggaagagagagacagagaggaaggaggggggtggtggagaagcaaatgggcgcttctcctatgtgccctggccgggaatcgaacccaggtccctcgcacgccaggccaacgctctaccactgaaccaaccggccagggcctaattttgattttttaaaagtttcagtaaaatattatttgagtTATTGAGTGCTTTAGTACCCCCTTAAAATTTGCACTCAAAGAAAGTACCTCATTCACATCTCCCTGATCCAGGTCCTgttatcccatttcacagatgaatatCCAGACCGGGTAAGGTTAaagatttgtccaaggtcacaaaatCCACACCCTTCAAAATCATGCAGTCTTCCCTCTAGGGTCAGGGAGCTGATAGAGGGTGTCTCATACCAGAATGGATGCAAAGGGGACTCACCAGAAAGGTGGCAATGGCCGCTCCGGTCAGGAAGCCAGCCAGCACATCCGACCAGTGGTTGCGGTACTCTGCCACGCGGACCACACCCACCAGGAAGGCGGGGCACAACAGGGCCAGGCAGAGTGAGGGTTTGACCAGGCGGGAGCCCTTCACGCGGAACACTAGTGTCACGTACATCTGCAGGAGCCAGACTAGTCAGGGGACACAGGGGTCGCAATGACCGAACCCAAGTAGCCACTGCGTTCAGGACTAGGGCGCATGGCAAAAATCCCTAGGATCGGCATTGGGGTTGAAGATGTGGTCAGGGGCTCCAGGGAACAGAGCCAGGGGACAGGAGTTCAGGGGATGAAGTCACGGACTGTCAGTGTGCCCTTGCTGCGATAGGGGCATGGTCAGATCACCAGAGAGCAGTGGAGCTCTGCGTGGGATCTCCCAGGGACTAGTCACAGACGGGGAAAGGCCTTTGCTGGGCTAGGGCGTGGCTACAGATCCAGAGGGTGGAGACAGGGCCCAACACGGGGTCTAGCAGCTCCATAAGATGAAATCCCAACTCGAGGGACCACTAACTGAAATAGAAGCAGATACTCAAACTCCAGAAAAAGGAGTCAAAGCAGCATGGGGTGTAACCAGGGGAAAGCAAAGGAGAGTCAGGAAGTCTTAGCAGAGAGCAGTCATGGGCATAGCCAAGATAATGAAGGGTGAGGACAAAGCGGGTGGGTGGTTGAGGACTCCAGGAGGCAAGGGCTCCAGGAAAGCCCGCCTACCCAGTCACCCAGCCAATATCCAGGGCCTGTAACATCCTGGGGACATGGCTAGGCTCCAGACTCCGTGTCCTTATTTTACAGGAAGGAGCCAACAGCCTTCCATTGCGCGTGGCATTACTGGGTTGGGAGGCAGTGCCAGACAACAAAAGGCGCAGTGAAAAACAACGCAATAGGCAGACTCGGGGGTGTGACCAGGGTCCGCTGTGTAGACTCCACCTCACAGGCAGACTAACAGCACTGGGGGGTGGCATGACCAGGGTTGAAATTGGAGGCGCTAGGCCTAGGTGGCCTCCTGCCCACTGGCCGCCCACCACTGCTGCGCTCCCACTTTGGGGCTCACCGCCGTGTAGGTAACCGCATAGGCGCAAAGGGCAGCGTCCTTGCAGGGGAAGGCTCGGCGCGCTGCGGCCACCAGGCTGGGGCTGCCAACGCAGGCACCCTGATCGGTGACAAAGCggtcgggccctggccggtctGGTGAGGGCGGCAGGCAGCCCAGAGCTGTATAGTTGGGACGGCACACAGACAGGAAGTGCGGTGTGGGGTTGCCAGTCACCACCTGCCCTGCGTTGGCGAAGATGGTCGTGGTGAAGAGGCCGAAGGAGTAGACCCCTGGGTATGGGGTAGGAAAGGGGGTTCATGTTGGGGGCCCTACTGCCACAGTAGCTTACCTTCTGTGAGCTCCCTTATGACTCATCTGGGCCCTGTCTCCTTGTTCCTGTGACCACCATTAAAGCACCTGGGCTTCCCCTTAATGTTGTACCCCATTGTAGCTGGGCCATCATGATGGCACTCTGAGCCTCTCGCCTCTGTCCCTCTGAGATTATTACTATGTCAGAAGTGAGTCCTCCCCTGGAACCCTATTATACCTGGGCTAGGACCCCTCAACAACATTGCATTACATCAGTATTAGATCCATGCTTGGGGCCTCCTAGGATCACCCTGATAGCATTtctgggcctcttttttttttaattattattcactttagagaggcagggggagagagaaagagacggaaggaggggggagcacttccatatgtgccttgacagtgcaagcccagggtttcaaaccggcgacctcagcattccaggtcaatgctttatccactgcacgacCACAGGTTGGGCTCTGGGCGTCTTTATACCTGGCCCAGACT is drawn from Saccopteryx leptura isolate mSacLep1 chromosome 1, mSacLep1_pri_phased_curated, whole genome shotgun sequence and contains these coding sequences:
- the PLPPR2 gene encoding phospholipid phosphatase-related protein type 2 isoform X3, whose protein sequence is MAGGRPQLKRSFSIIPCFVFVESVLLGVVVLLAYRLEFTDTFPVHTQGFFCYDSTYAKPYPGPEAASRAPPALIYALVTAGPTLTILLGELARAFFPAPPSAIPVIGESTIVSGACCRFSPPLRRLVRFLGVYSFGLFTTTIFANAGQVVTGNPTPHFLSVCRPNYTALGCLPPSPDRPGPDRFVTDQGACVGSPSLVAAARRAFPCKDAALCAYAVTYTAMYVTLVFRVKGSRLVKPSLCLALLCPAFLVGVVRVAEYRNHWSDVLAGFLTGAAIATFLVTCVVHNFQSRPPSGRRLSPWEGLSQAPTMDSPLEKNLRPTGRIRHRHGSPHPSRRTAPAVAT
- the PLPPR2 gene encoding phospholipid phosphatase-related protein type 2 isoform X4, encoding MAGGRPQLKRSFSIIPCFVFVEGFFCYDSTYAKPYPGPEAASRAPPALIYALVTAGPTLTILLGELARAFFPAPPSAIPVIGESTIVSGACCRFSPPLRRLVRFLGVYSFGLFTTTIFANAGQVVTGNPTPHFLSVCRPNYTALGCLPPSPDRPGPDRFVTDQGACVGSPSLVAAARRAFPCKDAALCAYAVTYTAMYVTLVFRVKGSRLVKPSLCLALLCPAFLVGVVRVAEYRNHWSDVLAGFLTGAAIATFLVTCVVHNFQSRPPSGRRLSPWEGLSQAPTMDSPLEKNLRPTGRIRHRHGSPHPSRRTAPAVAT
- the PLPPR2 gene encoding phospholipid phosphatase-related protein type 2 isoform X2, translating into MAGGRPQLKRSFSIIPCFVFVEGFFCYDSTYAKPYPGPEAASRAPPALIYALVTAGPTLTILLGELARAFFPAPPSAIPVIGESTIVSGACCRFSPPLRRLVRFLGVYSFGLFTTTIFANAGQVVTGNPTPHFLSVCRPNYTALGCLPPSPDRPGPDRFVTDQGACVGSPSLVAAARRAFPCKDAALCAYAVTYTAMYVTLVFRVKGSRLVKPSLCLALLCPAFLVGVVRVAEYRNHWSDVLAGFLTGAAIATFLVTCVVHNFQSRPPSGRRLSPWEGLSQAPTMDSPLEKLSVAQEPEAYRPHSTPARLTPSKPQNCARRGHLIPSCVSSRAPAMCSSPRVPRPRLRSEPTPLPLPLPLPAPTPSQGPSPSSPGPGGPGGGGGCGRKLLLPTPLLRDLYTLSGLYPSPFHRDNFSPYLFASRDHLL